Proteins encoded in a region of the Stieleria neptunia genome:
- a CDS encoding DUF1552 domain-containing protein: MKSRPQMIERKIVDRRTVLRGSAAVLGLPLLEAMTPMARSAFASPDSMPRPVRMACIFVPNGVIVPQWKPIVGPSGEPTDWECSETLQPLAPLKHKLNVISNLTHDNGRGYKDGAGDHARCGATFLTAARPLKTSGNIRLGVSVDQIAAEQLAGQTRLPSIELGLEGSRNAGSCDSGYSCAYSSNISWRNETQPMPKETIPRLAFERMFGSGDLAERRESNRIRKSVLDVVRGDAQRLMKQLGKSDLRKMDEYFSGVREIEQRIERTEQEDAAALPDIEIPFGRVESFREHARLMFDLMVLAFQTDTTRVATLMLDNAGGNRRYTEIGVSDGHHGMSHHRNKPELVENLRKIDRYLVEQYAYFLAKLEATRDAGGSLLDQSMVLYGSGISDGNRHRHEDLPIVLAGSAAGQVETGRYLDAGKECPMANLFLTMLDLMGTPADSIGDSTGRMAI, from the coding sequence ATGAAGTCGAGACCACAAATGATTGAGCGCAAGATCGTCGATCGCCGAACCGTCCTGCGAGGATCGGCAGCCGTCCTGGGCCTGCCGTTGCTGGAGGCGATGACGCCGATGGCACGCAGCGCGTTCGCATCGCCCGATTCGATGCCGCGGCCGGTTCGGATGGCTTGTATTTTCGTGCCCAACGGCGTCATCGTGCCACAGTGGAAACCGATCGTCGGTCCCTCCGGCGAGCCGACCGACTGGGAATGCAGTGAGACGCTGCAGCCGCTTGCGCCGCTGAAGCACAAGCTGAACGTGATCTCCAATCTGACGCACGACAACGGCCGCGGCTACAAAGACGGAGCCGGCGACCACGCCCGCTGCGGTGCGACGTTCCTGACCGCCGCACGGCCGCTAAAAACCAGCGGCAACATTCGCTTGGGCGTCTCGGTCGACCAGATCGCCGCGGAGCAACTGGCCGGTCAAACCCGTCTGCCTTCGATCGAACTGGGACTCGAAGGCAGCCGCAACGCCGGCAGTTGCGATTCCGGTTACAGCTGTGCCTACAGCAGCAACATTTCCTGGCGCAATGAAACGCAACCGATGCCCAAGGAAACGATTCCACGCCTGGCGTTCGAACGGATGTTCGGCAGCGGTGACCTGGCCGAGCGGCGGGAATCCAACCGCATCCGCAAGAGTGTGCTGGACGTCGTTCGTGGCGACGCCCAACGGCTGATGAAGCAACTCGGCAAATCCGACCTGCGGAAGATGGACGAGTATTTCTCGGGGGTTCGGGAAATCGAACAGCGGATCGAACGCACCGAGCAAGAAGACGCCGCGGCGCTGCCGGACATCGAGATCCCCTTCGGCCGCGTCGAGTCGTTCCGTGAACACGCCCGGCTGATGTTCGATCTGATGGTCCTGGCGTTCCAAACCGACACGACTCGCGTCGCCACGCTGATGTTGGACAACGCCGGAGGCAACCGACGCTACACCGAGATCGGCGTCAGCGACGGGCACCACGGTATGAGCCACCACCGAAACAAGCCGGAACTGGTCGAAAATCTGCGCAAGATCGATCGCTATCTGGTCGAGCAATACGCGTATTTCCTGGCAAAGCTCGAGGCCACCCGAGACGCCGGCGGATCGCTGTTGGACCAATCGATGGTGCTCTACGGCAGCGGCATCAGCGACGGCAACCGGCACCGACACGAAGATTTGCCGATCGTGCTGGCCGGCAGCGCTGCGGGTCAGGTGGAAACGGGCCGTTATCTCGATGCCGGGAAAGAATGCCCGATGGCGAATCTGTTCCTGACCATGCTGGATCTGATGGGCACTCCGGCCGATTCGATCGGGGACAGCACCGGGCGGATGGCAATCTAA
- a CDS encoding DUF1592 domain-containing protein, translating to MAARLSLTVVLLVGLGLRWAGGQSAVAAPPADAKQTAEPAPSSEPAPSSEPAPSSEPAPSSDTAATDALAHWQATGLPLMQAYCVDCHNEDVQEGGLDLSPFETLSDLTTAEVKRVLEMVRFGAMPPEDYDTPEIEERKSLVSALEATMYSSTCDLTPRAGKVTVRRLNRSEYNNTIRDLFGLDLRPADRFPSDEVGAGFDNNGDVLSLSPMLIEKLIEAAEFVSQNVMVDPADLPELRLELTGDQLPIYGDPKIGSFYGRFVDRDSFAWIDLDAPFDGQYRIDVRGGMTSKSDGAAKVAICDEQGKLLASDELDYFGGGGGADSMQETIELTRGKHRLIFVPVLDDRDLVVGETKFESVTTLDPERVKSILARRGKPVSVDRNIDAETYPFMFRSFRVSGPREHPRDAYPPKQFQIVRVRHVAPKKRDRYSDVAKTAMKNLQPLMEQVFRGPVTEDEVRPYAQLVEQSVKEGASFHRATQIALSAILVSPRFLFRVETPSPESEPNSFGDIPLSPHQLATRLSYFLWSSTPDQTLLDQADRNELDLERLRGHVGRMLSDEKADALATDFAAQWLGLRNLAEHEADGKRFPTFDQDLKSSMVRETESLFLHILRNNLPISEFLTADYTFVNETLAEHYGLTFSGEPFQKVSLSETPRRGLLSHGSVLTLTSTPNRTSPVLRGKWILENVLGTKAPDPPAGVPELDDAKAAGDNATLREQLELHRQSPSCASCHRVMDQLGFGLDDYDAIGQYRTEEGGKPIDASGALPDGRSFNGGAQLSGMLAETEVEGLARTLTERLLTFAIGRELTPDDRCTIDEILEHTRSNQFRLADLVTEVVASRQFRFQTFDADAHSR from the coding sequence TTGGCTGCACGTCTAAGCTTGACGGTCGTCCTCCTCGTAGGGCTCGGCTTGCGATGGGCCGGCGGACAGAGTGCCGTCGCAGCCCCACCCGCGGACGCAAAGCAAACAGCGGAACCGGCGCCGTCATCGGAACCGGCGCCGTCATCGGAACCGGCGCCGTCATCGGAACCGGCGCCGTCATCGGACACAGCGGCGACGGACGCGCTGGCGCATTGGCAAGCGACCGGATTGCCGTTGATGCAGGCGTATTGCGTCGATTGTCACAATGAAGACGTGCAGGAAGGCGGCCTGGATCTCAGTCCGTTTGAAACGCTCAGTGACCTGACCACGGCGGAGGTGAAACGGGTGCTGGAGATGGTCCGGTTCGGCGCGATGCCGCCGGAGGACTACGACACACCGGAGATCGAAGAACGAAAATCATTGGTGTCGGCGCTCGAGGCGACGATGTATTCGTCGACCTGTGATCTGACCCCGCGTGCGGGCAAGGTCACCGTTCGGCGGCTCAATCGCAGCGAGTACAACAACACCATCCGCGACCTGTTTGGGCTCGATCTGCGACCGGCGGACCGGTTCCCGTCCGACGAGGTCGGCGCGGGATTTGATAACAACGGCGACGTGCTTTCGCTGAGCCCGATGTTGATCGAAAAACTGATCGAAGCGGCCGAGTTTGTTTCCCAGAACGTGATGGTCGATCCGGCGGACTTGCCCGAACTACGTCTCGAGTTGACCGGCGACCAGTTGCCGATTTATGGCGATCCGAAAATCGGCAGTTTCTATGGCCGGTTTGTCGACCGCGATAGTTTTGCCTGGATCGACTTGGACGCACCGTTCGACGGCCAATACCGCATCGACGTCCGTGGCGGGATGACGTCCAAGTCAGACGGTGCGGCCAAGGTTGCGATCTGCGACGAGCAAGGAAAACTGTTGGCGAGTGACGAGTTGGACTATTTCGGCGGCGGGGGCGGAGCGGATTCGATGCAAGAGACGATCGAATTGACCCGAGGCAAACACCGGCTGATTTTCGTGCCCGTGTTGGACGACCGCGATTTGGTCGTCGGTGAAACAAAATTTGAATCCGTCACGACGCTGGACCCGGAACGCGTCAAGTCGATTCTCGCCAGACGCGGCAAGCCGGTTTCGGTGGATAGGAATATCGATGCGGAAACCTATCCGTTCATGTTCCGTTCGTTTCGCGTGAGCGGTCCGAGAGAGCATCCGCGGGACGCGTATCCGCCCAAACAATTCCAAATCGTTCGCGTTCGCCACGTCGCGCCAAAGAAACGCGATCGGTACAGCGACGTCGCCAAGACGGCGATGAAGAACTTGCAGCCCTTGATGGAACAAGTCTTCCGCGGCCCGGTGACCGAAGACGAGGTGCGGCCCTATGCCCAGTTGGTCGAGCAGTCGGTCAAGGAAGGTGCATCGTTTCACCGGGCAACGCAAATCGCATTGTCGGCGATTCTGGTCAGTCCGCGATTCTTGTTCCGTGTCGAGACGCCGTCGCCGGAGAGCGAACCCAATTCTTTCGGTGACATCCCGCTGTCGCCGCACCAACTGGCAACCCGGTTGTCGTACTTTCTGTGGAGCAGCACGCCGGATCAAACCCTGTTGGATCAAGCCGATCGCAACGAGTTGGACCTGGAACGCTTGCGGGGTCACGTCGGTCGGATGCTGTCGGATGAAAAGGCCGATGCACTGGCAACGGACTTTGCCGCCCAGTGGCTGGGGTTGAGAAATCTGGCGGAGCACGAAGCCGATGGCAAACGTTTTCCCACGTTTGACCAGGACCTGAAGTCGTCGATGGTGCGTGAAACCGAATCGCTGTTTCTGCACATCTTGCGCAACAACCTGCCGATCAGTGAGTTTCTGACCGCCGATTACACCTTCGTCAACGAAACCCTGGCCGAGCACTACGGTTTAACGTTTAGCGGTGAACCGTTTCAAAAGGTGTCGCTGTCCGAGACGCCGCGTCGTGGATTGCTTTCCCACGGCAGCGTGTTGACGCTGACCAGCACACCAAACCGCACCAGCCCGGTGTTGCGGGGAAAATGGATTCTCGAAAACGTGTTGGGGACCAAGGCCCCGGATCCACCGGCGGGCGTTCCCGAATTGGACGATGCGAAAGCAGCCGGCGACAACGCGACGCTCCGTGAACAACTTGAACTGCACCGCCAAAGCCCCTCCTGTGCCTCGTGCCACCGGGTGATGGATCAATTGGGATTCGGATTGGATGACTACGACGCCATCGGTCAATACCGAACCGAAGAGGGCGGCAAACCGATCGACGCCAGCGGTGCCTTGCCCGACGGTCGCTCGTTCAACGGTGGGGCTCAGTTGAGCGGCATGTTGGCCGAGACCGAAGTCGAAGGGCTGGCACGGACGCTGACCGAGCGGCTGCTGACCTTTGCGATCGGTCGCGAACTGACCCCGGACGATCGATGCACGATCGACGAGATTCTCGAACACACCCGCAGCAACCAATTCCGTTTGGCCGATCTTGTCACCGAAGTGGTGGCCAGCCGCCAATTCCGATTCCAAACTTTCGACGCCGACGCACATAGCCGGTAA